A single genomic interval of Halalkalibaculum roseum harbors:
- the feoB gene encoding ferrous iron transport protein B, translated as MIDRELKIALVGNPNTGKTTIFNALTGLKQKVGNYPGITVERKSGTLKIGDQSHEIIDLPGTYSLSPKTIDERIAYQNLTGEYEHEQQPDLILVVADASNLDRNLFFVTQIMDLGLPVIVLLNMMDIASDRGITIDVPKLEEQMGIPMVPLTSKRDKDRDRIIEAIKGFDFQPPPPLAWNPDMVLQSAMNIVIDRWLKTHSDKPKHAWYLESLKLISSDYDQAKAKELEESGAIKVIEEARDYIDKRGDNWMAKEVLSRYDFIDKALDQVIGDAEKKTNWTDRIDAVVTHKVAGPIIFVTILLVMFQSIFTWAEPFMDLIELAFIEGGNLVSSYLPPGILNELIVEGVLAGLGGVVVFIPQIMFLFFFISILEQTGYMARAAFVMDGFMNKIGLHGRSVVPLMSGFACAIPGIMATRTIENWRDRLITIMVLPFMACSARLPVYALLIAAFIPGTRIWGFISLQGLTFFGLYLFGIITALVAAFVFKKIFTDHNPKPFIMELPTYKAPDLKAVAINMLERGWIFVKEAGRIIIAISIVLWFLASYPKPEANPEQVQSTQISQTEKQDTPENLSDAERNKSRSIQLRNSYAGQFGQFIEPVIKPLGFDWKIGIGLLTSFAAREVMVGTLNTIYSVEESGGDVVTLKQKMINDVDPDTGEPVYSVLTALSLMVFFALAMQCMSTLAIVRRETNTWKWPLVMLCYMTGLAYLVSLIVYQGGQYFIT; from the coding sequence GTGATTGACCGAGAGCTAAAGATTGCACTAGTAGGAAATCCTAATACTGGAAAAACAACCATCTTTAATGCCTTAACCGGGCTGAAACAGAAAGTAGGCAATTACCCGGGAATTACCGTTGAACGTAAAAGCGGAACCTTAAAGATCGGGGACCAATCGCATGAAATTATCGACCTCCCGGGTACCTACAGCCTTTCTCCCAAAACCATAGACGAACGCATAGCCTATCAAAACCTGACCGGCGAATATGAGCATGAGCAGCAACCCGACCTGATACTCGTAGTTGCCGATGCCAGCAACCTCGACAGGAACCTGTTTTTTGTAACGCAAATAATGGATCTTGGTCTGCCGGTTATTGTACTGTTAAACATGATGGACATTGCCAGTGATAGAGGTATCACCATTGATGTACCTAAACTGGAGGAGCAAATGGGTATCCCCATGGTTCCCCTGACCTCCAAAAGGGATAAAGACCGCGACAGGATTATTGAGGCCATCAAAGGATTCGATTTCCAACCGCCTCCCCCCCTTGCCTGGAACCCGGATATGGTGCTGCAAAGTGCGATGAATATAGTGATCGATCGTTGGCTAAAAACCCATTCCGACAAGCCAAAACATGCCTGGTATCTGGAAAGTCTGAAGCTAATCAGTAGTGATTATGATCAAGCAAAAGCCAAAGAATTGGAGGAATCAGGGGCTATAAAAGTTATAGAAGAAGCCCGTGACTATATAGACAAGCGTGGCGATAACTGGATGGCCAAAGAGGTGTTATCTCGCTATGATTTTATCGACAAGGCTTTGGATCAGGTAATAGGAGATGCTGAAAAGAAAACCAACTGGACCGACCGTATTGATGCCGTCGTCACCCACAAAGTTGCGGGTCCGATCATATTTGTGACAATTTTGCTGGTCATGTTTCAATCCATATTTACCTGGGCCGAACCGTTCATGGACCTGATTGAATTGGCCTTTATAGAGGGTGGCAATTTAGTATCCAGTTATCTCCCGCCGGGCATTCTAAATGAATTAATTGTGGAAGGTGTTTTGGCAGGCCTCGGGGGAGTAGTGGTCTTTATTCCGCAGATCATGTTTCTTTTCTTCTTCATATCCATTCTGGAACAAACCGGCTATATGGCCCGCGCCGCTTTTGTAATGGACGGATTCATGAATAAAATCGGTCTCCACGGGCGCTCCGTGGTACCGCTAATGTCAGGTTTTGCCTGTGCCATTCCGGGAATCATGGCAACCCGTACCATTGAAAACTGGAGAGATCGCCTGATTACTATCATGGTACTACCCTTTATGGCCTGTTCTGCCCGTTTACCGGTATATGCACTGTTAATTGCAGCTTTTATACCGGGGACCCGCATATGGGGATTTATTTCCCTGCAGGGACTTACCTTTTTCGGTCTTTATCTGTTTGGTATTATTACCGCATTGGTGGCGGCTTTCGTATTCAAGAAGATTTTTACCGATCACAATCCCAAACCTTTTATCATGGAGCTGCCCACTTACAAGGCACCTGATTTAAAAGCGGTTGCGATAAATATGCTGGAACGCGGTTGGATTTTTGTCAAGGAAGCGGGCCGTATCATCATTGCCATCAGTATTGTGCTTTGGTTCTTGGCTTCTTATCCCAAACCGGAAGCCAACCCGGAACAGGTACAGTCAACCCAGATCAGCCAGACTGAAAAACAGGATACTCCGGAGAATCTGAGTGATGCCGAACGTAACAAAAGTCGAAGTATTCAGCTTAGAAATAGCTATGCCGGCCAGTTCGGTCAATTCATTGAACCTGTTATTAAACCGCTTGGATTTGACTGGAAAATTGGGATAGGATTGCTGACCTCTTTCGCTGCACGTGAAGTCATGGTAGGAACACTGAATACGATTTACAGTGTGGAAGAGTCCGGAGGAGATGTGGTTACCCTCAAACAGAAAATGATCAATGATGTAGACCCCGATACGGGGGAACCGGTATATTCTGTGCTGACTGCATTATCCCTAATGGTATTTTTTGCCCTGGCCATGCAGTGCATGAGTACGCTGGCTATTGTGCGTAGGGAGACCAATACCTGGAAATGGCCACTGGTTATGTTATGCTATATGACCGGATTAGCATACCTTGTATCCTTGATTGTTTATCAGGGAGGCCAGTACTTTATAACGTAA
- a CDS encoding FeoA family protein: MEHRTLADIKCPGRVKVQTVEGKIAVRIMEMGITPGTEMHVIRSAPFEFPIEVKIRGNLLALRKPEASCIFLEHEEVLAK; this comes from the coding sequence ATGGAACATCGTACACTGGCTGATATTAAGTGTCCCGGAAGAGTTAAAGTGCAAACGGTAGAGGGAAAAATAGCCGTACGTATTATGGAAATGGGAATCACTCCCGGTACGGAAATGCATGTGATACGTTCGGCACCTTTCGAGTTTCCTATTGAGGTAAAAATTAGGGGCAATCTATTAGCGCTTCGAAAACCGGAGGCTAGTTGTATTTTTTTAGAACATGAAGAAGTATTAGCCAAGTGA
- a CDS encoding phage holin family protein, translating to MSEKNSDQLGKRFRTITGDLKLYIEKRIELLLLNIGEQYSQWMAESIQKLTGIFLLFGAFVFVLVAVAIYLGELLGWPGLGYVIVSIPLFVTGLFFFYLKPRSLAENLQQHFESELIKALTQNVEQDGKKHNEPLNLPESTEEKVN from the coding sequence ATGTCCGAAAAGAATAGCGATCAGCTTGGAAAACGCTTTCGTACCATTACGGGTGATCTCAAGCTGTATATCGAAAAAAGAATTGAATTGCTGCTGCTGAATATAGGAGAGCAGTATTCTCAGTGGATGGCTGAATCCATCCAGAAACTGACCGGTATTTTCCTGCTTTTCGGAGCTTTTGTTTTTGTTCTTGTAGCTGTTGCCATATACCTCGGCGAGTTACTGGGGTGGCCCGGCTTGGGTTATGTTATCGTTTCAATACCCTTGTTTGTTACCGGACTGTTTTTCTTCTATCTGAAACCACGTAGCCTGGCTGAAAACCTCCAGCAACATTTCGAATCTGAATTGATAAAAGCTTTAACACAAAATGTTGAACAGGACGGGAAGAAACATAATGAACCTTTAAACCTGCCCGAAAGCACCGAAGAAAAAGTAAATTAA
- a CDS encoding TolC family protein — MQKVILVLTLILAMTLSLQAQDVEEITLQEAIEIALKNNYQLKQASNNLDLAEKTIFSEYSDFLPSISAGLDGSSRKGQQLVRQGDTQVFQDNVTNGLSGRLSASLPLFSGFDNIISLRISEADKLSSEERFQRAKENVIFNTASDFLQLLLNKELLQIAQENLASSEKQLEQVRAQVEVGSRPTVDLYNQESTVASNELTVTRRENNLQISRLSLIRQLQIDPSGNYEFITPELDTESVSMSTGTEYSIENLVDQALENRSDLKADMAELRTLELQLKQAKFDLFPTLSASASLSSSYSDQYFGGGVSFSDQFWDQNYTSSVGLSLNIPIFNNWNRMNRIQSAQVNLKNADLGLENTRLQIIQEVYQAYNDYVSYIKELESTDKALTAAEKTYETQQERYEVGAGTLIELSDANAQFVQAQANRAQAVFSFIFQKKLLDYYLGKLNQDISLN; from the coding sequence ATGCAGAAAGTGATTCTAGTACTTACCCTTATTCTGGCTATGACATTATCGCTACAGGCGCAAGATGTTGAGGAGATTACCCTTCAGGAAGCCATAGAGATAGCGCTTAAAAATAATTATCAGTTAAAACAGGCCTCAAATAATCTGGATCTTGCTGAGAAAACCATTTTCAGTGAATACAGCGATTTTTTACCATCCATCAGCGCAGGACTTGATGGGTCAAGCAGAAAAGGTCAGCAGCTGGTACGTCAGGGCGATACCCAGGTATTCCAGGATAATGTGACGAACGGATTAAGCGGTCGTCTAAGTGCTAGTCTTCCCTTATTCAGTGGTTTTGACAATATTATAAGTCTGCGCATAAGTGAAGCGGATAAGCTTTCTTCGGAAGAACGATTTCAACGGGCTAAAGAAAATGTCATTTTCAATACAGCTTCTGACTTTTTGCAGTTATTGCTGAACAAAGAGCTGCTTCAAATTGCACAAGAGAACTTGGCATCCTCCGAAAAACAACTCGAACAGGTGAGAGCCCAGGTTGAGGTGGGTTCCAGACCGACAGTGGATTTATATAATCAGGAATCAACGGTAGCTAGCAACGAATTGACCGTAACCAGAAGGGAGAACAACCTGCAAATCAGCCGTCTTTCACTTATTAGACAGCTTCAGATAGACCCTTCAGGAAATTATGAATTTATTACACCGGAGTTAGATACAGAATCGGTTTCCATGAGTACCGGTACTGAATATTCTATTGAAAATCTGGTCGATCAGGCTTTGGAAAATCGATCGGACCTAAAAGCTGATATGGCCGAACTCAGAACACTTGAGCTGCAATTGAAGCAGGCGAAGTTTGATCTTTTCCCGACCTTAAGTGCCAGCGCCAGCTTGTCGTCAAGCTACAGTGACCAATATTTTGGTGGAGGGGTTAGCTTTAGTGACCAGTTTTGGGATCAGAACTACACTTCTTCCGTTGGTTTATCATTAAACATACCCATTTTTAACAACTGGAATCGTATGAATCGTATTCAATCAGCCCAGGTAAATCTCAAGAATGCTGATCTGGGTCTGGAAAATACGAGACTCCAAATTATTCAGGAAGTTTATCAGGCGTATAATGATTATGTTTCTTACATCAAAGAGCTGGAATCGACTGATAAAGCATTGACAGCAGCCGAAAAAACCTACGAAACACAACAAGAGCGATATGAAGTAGGTGCAGGAACATTGATTGAACTCAGTGACGCCAATGCCCAGTTTGTCCAGGCACAAGCCAACCGGGCTCAGGCAGTGTTCAGCTTTATCTTTCAGAAGAAATTGCTGGATTATTATCTCGGAAAACTTAACCAAGATATTTCGCTCAATTAA
- a CDS encoding efflux RND transporter periplasmic adaptor subunit, with product MGKTGKSPTKKLLYIGLGFVVVIGVLAIVASAMGWLGGESEGKTVETATAKLKTITQIVSASGKIQPEVEVILRPEVSGEIIDLPVKEGDYVRKGDLLVRIKPDIYQARIDEINASLLTQKARMEQARASLIEAESRFNQQATLYEKNLASQAEYIQAKSNYEAQQANFNAAKYQMQSIEAQLDQAKEELQKTIIRSPRDGTISKLAVEQGERVLGQTQMTGTELMRIADMNNMEVQVQVNENDIVMVSPGDTTNIEADSYPDRLFKGIVTEIANSAEVTGQGTNEQVTNYEVKIRIITPHNLAMAGKELEMKVSAENPETAFSPSFKPGMSATVDIETETAFNVVSVPIQAVTVRDFAKDKAEADSTAQDEEAEADNDTMLPEEDLRKVVFIVEDGKAVRQEVETGISDNTHIQILSGVDTNQEIVIGSYRTLSRDLEDGDKVKVNNNRLQQLASGD from the coding sequence ATGGGCAAAACAGGGAAATCCCCTACTAAAAAACTACTCTATATCGGGTTGGGCTTTGTGGTAGTAATCGGGGTACTGGCTATAGTAGCAAGTGCTATGGGCTGGTTAGGAGGAGAGAGTGAAGGCAAGACTGTAGAAACGGCTACGGCAAAGCTTAAAACTATAACCCAGATTGTTTCAGCTTCGGGGAAAATTCAACCTGAGGTTGAAGTGATATTGCGCCCGGAAGTCTCTGGGGAGATCATTGACTTGCCCGTTAAGGAAGGTGACTACGTACGAAAAGGTGATCTTTTGGTACGTATCAAACCGGATATTTACCAGGCTCGCATTGATGAAATTAATGCCTCGCTGCTAACTCAGAAAGCGCGCATGGAACAGGCACGTGCAAGTCTCATTGAAGCAGAATCGCGCTTCAACCAGCAAGCTACTCTCTATGAGAAAAATCTAGCTTCTCAGGCTGAGTATATTCAGGCAAAAAGCAATTATGAAGCGCAGCAGGCCAATTTTAATGCCGCAAAATACCAGATGCAGAGCATTGAAGCTCAGTTGGACCAAGCCAAAGAAGAGCTTCAGAAGACCATCATTCGCTCTCCTCGCGACGGTACGATCAGCAAGCTGGCTGTTGAGCAGGGTGAACGGGTGCTGGGTCAAACGCAGATGACCGGAACCGAATTGATGCGTATTGCCGACATGAACAACATGGAAGTGCAGGTCCAGGTCAACGAAAACGATATCGTCATGGTATCACCCGGTGATACGACCAATATCGAGGCGGACTCATATCCTGACCGGTTGTTTAAAGGAATAGTAACTGAGATAGCCAACTCCGCAGAAGTCACGGGGCAAGGTACCAATGAGCAGGTGACCAACTATGAAGTTAAGATTCGCATCATCACGCCTCACAACCTGGCGATGGCGGGTAAAGAACTTGAAATGAAAGTGAGTGCTGAAAACCCGGAAACTGCCTTTTCTCCCAGCTTTAAACCGGGTATGTCGGCCACCGTAGATATCGAAACAGAGACCGCCTTTAATGTGGTTTCGGTTCCCATACAAGCAGTAACGGTTCGCGATTTTGCCAAAGATAAAGCTGAAGCGGACTCAACCGCACAGGATGAAGAGGCAGAAGCTGATAACGATACGATGTTGCCGGAAGAAGATCTAAGGAAAGTGGTATTTATAGTCGAAGATGGCAAAGCTGTACGTCAGGAAGTGGAAACCGGCATCAGTGACAATACGCATATTCAGATACTCTCCGGTGTAGACACCAATCAGGAAATAGTAATTGGCAGTTACCGAACACTATCACGAGATTTAGAAGACGGAGATAAAGTCAAAGTAAATAATAACAGGCTACAACAATTAGCATCCGGAGACTAA
- a CDS encoding ABC transporter ATP-binding protein, translating to MARPIIEIKDLKKIYQMGSTEVKALNGVTFDVMENEYIAIMGPSGSGKSTLMNLIGCLDTPTSGSYILNNQDVSELEDAELAEVRNREIGFVFQTFNLLPRTDCLSNVELPLIYSGIKSAERHKRAAETLTRVGLGDRMDHKPNELSGGQRQRVAIARALVNNPSILLADEPTGNLDTKTGDEIMKLFEELYRAGNTILVVTHEDEIADHARRIIRLRDGIIEVDRKVENPLLENMELNITADPA from the coding sequence ATGGCGAGACCAATAATAGAGATTAAAGATCTGAAGAAGATCTATCAGATGGGAAGCACAGAGGTTAAGGCTCTAAACGGTGTAACCTTCGATGTGATGGAGAACGAATATATTGCTATTATGGGTCCCTCAGGCTCGGGTAAGTCAACTTTAATGAACCTTATAGGGTGCCTGGATACGCCTACTTCCGGAAGCTATATTTTAAATAACCAGGATGTAAGCGAACTTGAAGATGCCGAACTTGCCGAGGTGCGCAATCGCGAAATCGGATTTGTCTTTCAGACCTTTAACTTGCTTCCGCGTACTGACTGCCTCTCAAATGTGGAACTTCCACTCATCTATTCCGGCATAAAATCAGCCGAACGGCATAAACGTGCAGCAGAAACACTGACGCGCGTTGGTCTGGGTGATCGTATGGATCACAAGCCAAATGAACTTTCCGGTGGACAGCGGCAACGTGTAGCTATTGCCCGGGCTTTGGTCAACAATCCATCGATTCTCCTTGCCGACGAACCTACCGGTAACCTGGATACCAAAACAGGCGATGAAATCATGAAGCTCTTTGAAGAGCTCTATCGTGCGGGAAATACCATATTAGTCGTTACCCATGAGGATGAAATTGCCGATCACGCCCGCCGTATCATAAGGCTGCGAGATGGGATCATCGAAGTGGACCGCAAAGTGGAAAATCCGCTGTTGGAAAATATGGAGCTCAACATTACCGCAGATCCGGCGTGA
- a CDS encoding phytoene desaturase family protein — MKTNSNYDVIIAGSGMGGMSAAAMLANDGYKVLVLEAAHVPGGCSSSFYRKGYWFESGATTLIGFEKHQPLRKLERATGIEIPRIELQPSMQVHQSGETITRYREPDKWISEAKRCFGNDQAQESFWKLALKVSEVVWEASSRNAFFPPQSFKEWLKLPLNNDLSQVWVLPYALRSVEDVLNSFGLNTPRFRQFVDEQLMITAQSTAEDTPFLFGAPALTYTNYSNYYVPGGLINMVEPIADFIEQKGGALHTREAVEHISKVGDHYNVFTSKGMYTAPVVVSNLPVWNMQDLTSGEIREYFKKEADKFSEAWGAFTLGLVTTDTYPEDLPLHHQLHLPADDHIPHTVSDSVFVSMSHPGDETRSKNGNRVLNVSCHADTDTWFSMNGSYEHRKKEVENRIVEHLKKTLPGFGKAEIINVFSGTPVTWQNWVYRKKGRVGGIPQSMSRSLLEWTPASPPFKGLYLCGDTVFPGQGIPGVTLSGINVYYRVRENF, encoded by the coding sequence ATGAAAACAAATTCCAATTACGATGTTATCATAGCCGGTTCTGGCATGGGAGGGATGTCGGCCGCAGCAATGCTGGCAAATGACGGCTACAAGGTCTTGGTACTGGAAGCTGCCCACGTCCCAGGGGGATGCAGCTCCTCTTTTTACCGCAAAGGATACTGGTTTGAATCAGGGGCGACTACGCTGATCGGATTTGAAAAACATCAACCACTTAGAAAACTGGAAAGGGCGACCGGGATTGAAATCCCCCGCATTGAGCTTCAGCCAAGTATGCAAGTCCATCAGTCGGGCGAAACCATAACCCGTTACCGTGAACCGGACAAATGGATCTCAGAAGCCAAACGGTGCTTTGGCAATGACCAGGCTCAGGAGTCGTTCTGGAAACTGGCATTGAAAGTTTCAGAAGTGGTATGGGAGGCATCGTCCAGAAATGCCTTTTTCCCACCGCAATCATTTAAGGAGTGGCTGAAGCTACCCCTAAATAATGATCTTTCGCAGGTATGGGTACTGCCTTATGCTCTCCGTTCTGTAGAAGATGTTTTAAATAGTTTCGGGTTAAACACCCCTCGGTTTCGTCAATTTGTAGATGAGCAGCTTATGATAACGGCACAGTCTACAGCAGAAGATACCCCATTCCTGTTTGGCGCTCCCGCGTTAACCTATACCAACTATTCCAACTACTACGTGCCGGGGGGTCTCATTAATATGGTGGAACCCATAGCCGACTTCATTGAGCAGAAGGGCGGTGCCTTACATACCCGTGAAGCAGTCGAGCACATTAGCAAGGTGGGCGATCATTATAATGTGTTTACATCCAAAGGCATGTACACCGCCCCGGTTGTAGTTTCTAATCTACCTGTTTGGAATATGCAGGATCTGACTTCCGGTGAAATCAGGGAATATTTTAAGAAGGAAGCGGATAAGTTCAGCGAAGCATGGGGGGCTTTCACGCTGGGATTGGTGACCACTGATACCTATCCGGAAGATCTGCCGCTGCATCACCAGCTTCATTTGCCTGCAGATGACCACATTCCACATACTGTTTCAGACTCTGTCTTCGTTTCCATGTCACATCCGGGGGATGAGACCCGTTCTAAAAACGGAAACCGGGTTCTGAACGTCTCCTGTCATGCTGATACTGATACCTGGTTTTCAATGAACGGCAGTTACGAACATCGTAAAAAAGAGGTGGAGAACCGCATTGTAGAACACCTTAAAAAAACATTACCGGGATTTGGGAAGGCTGAAATAATCAATGTATTTTCGGGTACACCGGTAACCTGGCAAAATTGGGTTTACAGAAAAAAGGGGAGGGTAGGTGGAATACCGCAAAGTATGTCACGTTCTCTGCTTGAATGGACACCGGCCAGTCCTCCCTTTAAAGGCCTTTATTTGTGCGGAGATACGGTTTTCCCCGGGCAGGGAATTCCGGGCGTAACATTAAGCGGTATAAACGTATATTATAGAGTAAGAGAAAATTTTTAA
- a CDS encoding rhomboid family intramembrane serine protease yields MNYQSDNYSPNTQFSVFPPAVKHLLIINGIFFVGLSTPGVAQFLFEYGALWPIGSGLFQPWQLVTYMFLHGGFGHIFFNLFALWMFGQSIENYWGTKRFTVFYFLTGIGAAILHMIIGGGGAPTIGASGAVYGILLAFGMMFPNREIMLLFPPIPMKAKYFVALFGVIELISGISRTDSGVAHFAHLGGMLVGYILIKYWGIRGEQY; encoded by the coding sequence TTGAATTATCAATCAGACAATTACAGCCCTAATACACAGTTTTCTGTATTTCCTCCGGCCGTCAAACATCTGCTAATAATAAACGGAATATTTTTTGTAGGACTCAGTACACCGGGCGTTGCCCAGTTTCTTTTTGAATATGGTGCGCTCTGGCCCATCGGTTCAGGATTGTTTCAGCCCTGGCAACTGGTGACTTATATGTTTCTGCATGGCGGTTTCGGGCATATATTTTTCAACTTGTTTGCGCTATGGATGTTCGGACAGTCTATCGAAAACTACTGGGGAACCAAACGGTTTACCGTTTTCTATTTTTTGACAGGAATCGGTGCTGCCATTCTCCATATGATTATCGGGGGCGGTGGCGCACCTACCATTGGTGCCTCAGGAGCCGTATATGGTATACTTCTGGCTTTCGGGATGATGTTCCCTAACCGTGAAATTATGCTGTTATTTCCTCCTATTCCCATGAAAGCAAAATATTTTGTTGCTTTATTTGGGGTGATTGAACTGATTAGCGGTATAAGCCGGACAGATAGCGGTGTGGCTCACTTTGCCCACCTTGGAGGTATGCTGGTCGGTTATATACTCATTAAATACTGGGGCATCAGAGGAGAACAATATTAG
- a CDS encoding rhomboid family intramembrane serine protease, translating into MYNESFGSSIKRGFMGLPIAIRTIIGLNLIIYLVQVFGQLFGGSAFSNMLISAFAFYPELLTTVFQPWRLFTYMFLHAGAWHLVFNMLWLWWMGRAVEETLGPRSFTVIYLGSGIGGALLDVFFAQFLGINYVIGASGAVFGIMVAFAVLYPTMPIHLFLLPPIEARYVVAGLIALNILALGGDSNVAHIVHLGGAGIGYLLMKARQGGFNLGGVIQPIENIWLELKGAYKKKESAPKNKNMYSVSDVEIIEETEQTELDDILEKISEKGYDALTKEEKKKLFELSKKN; encoded by the coding sequence ATGTATAACGAATCATTCGGAAGTTCTATAAAGCGCGGGTTTATGGGTCTGCCCATTGCCATTCGCACTATTATAGGCCTGAACCTGATCATTTACCTTGTGCAGGTATTCGGCCAGCTCTTTGGTGGCAGCGCATTCAGCAACATGCTGATCAGTGCCTTTGCCTTTTATCCCGAGTTGCTGACGACGGTTTTCCAGCCATGGAGGCTGTTTACTTATATGTTTTTACATGCCGGTGCCTGGCACCTGGTTTTCAATATGCTTTGGCTTTGGTGGATGGGTCGCGCCGTTGAGGAAACACTGGGACCACGCTCATTCACAGTTATTTACTTGGGCTCCGGTATCGGTGGAGCGTTACTGGATGTGTTTTTTGCCCAGTTTCTCGGTATCAATTACGTTATTGGTGCTTCGGGTGCGGTTTTCGGCATCATGGTAGCTTTTGCAGTGCTCTATCCCACAATGCCCATTCACCTGTTCTTACTGCCACCTATTGAAGCCCGCTATGTTGTTGCAGGCTTGATAGCTTTAAATATCCTTGCGCTTGGTGGAGATAGTAACGTGGCTCATATTGTCCACCTCGGAGGTGCCGGAATAGGTTATCTTCTGATGAAGGCCAGACAAGGTGGATTTAATCTGGGAGGTGTTATTCAGCCAATTGAAAACATATGGCTGGAACTGAAGGGAGCCTACAAAAAGAAAGAGTCTGCTCCCAAGAATAAGAACATGTACTCGGTTTCGGATGTTGAAATTATCGAAGAAACAGAACAGACAGAGCTGGATGATATTCTCGAGAAAATATCCGAAAAAGGTTATGATGCCCTGACTAAAGAGGAGAAGAAAAAGCTCTTCGAATTAAGTAAAAAGAATTGA
- the ispG gene encoding flavodoxin-dependent (E)-4-hydroxy-3-methylbut-2-enyl-diphosphate synthase, which produces MSNIKRRESIQVMVGNVPVGGGAPIVVQSMTNTDTADIESTVEQIKHLHREGSEIVRITVNHKEAAKAVPHIKEQLVNDGYDVPIVGDFHYNGHVLLTEFPEAAKALAKFRINPGNVGTKTRDENFCTIVEQAIKYDKPVRIGVNWGSLDQQLLADKMDANSKLEEPKSSKQVMLDTMVESAKRSAELAESVGLASDKIIISCKMSHVQDVVTVYERIAEICDYPLHVGLTEAGMGMKGIVASTAALSVLLQQGIGDTIRVSLTPKPGGDRAEEVRVCQQVLQSLGIRSFIPQVTACPGCGRTNSTYFQELADEIQEYLREMMPVWREMYPGVEDMNVAVMGCVVNGPGESRNANIGISLPGTFEEPKAPVYMDGEHYKTLKGDGIGKEFRDILDNYVTDNYGKDKKELEEA; this is translated from the coding sequence ATGTCCAATATCAAAAGACGCGAATCCATACAAGTAATGGTCGGCAATGTTCCGGTAGGGGGAGGTGCTCCAATAGTAGTGCAATCTATGACCAACACCGATACTGCCGATATTGAGTCCACTGTGGAACAGATTAAGCATCTGCACCGGGAGGGTTCTGAGATAGTTCGCATCACCGTCAACCATAAGGAAGCCGCGAAGGCAGTGCCGCATATCAAGGAACAGCTTGTGAATGACGGCTATGACGTACCTATTGTGGGGGATTTTCATTATAACGGACATGTATTGCTTACCGAGTTTCCGGAAGCTGCCAAAGCACTTGCTAAATTTCGCATCAACCCGGGTAATGTCGGTACCAAAACACGCGATGAAAACTTTTGTACCATTGTGGAGCAGGCAATCAAATACGACAAACCGGTACGTATCGGGGTAAATTGGGGTTCTCTCGATCAGCAGCTGCTGGCCGATAAAATGGATGCCAACAGTAAGCTGGAAGAACCGAAGTCTTCGAAGCAAGTGATGCTCGATACGATGGTAGAGAGTGCCAAACGTTCGGCTGAACTGGCCGAAAGTGTCGGGCTCGCTTCCGATAAGATTATCATCAGCTGCAAGATGTCGCATGTACAGGATGTGGTAACTGTATACGAAAGAATTGCTGAAATATGTGATTACCCGCTTCATGTGGGTCTCACGGAAGCCGGAATGGGTATGAAAGGTATAGTAGCCAGTACAGCGGCACTTTCCGTTTTACTACAGCAGGGTATCGGCGATACGATTCGTGTATCTCTTACACCTAAACCGGGCGGTGATCGAGCCGAAGAGGTGAGGGTCTGCCAACAGGTACTGCAGTCACTGGGCATTCGAAGTTTTATTCCACAGGTAACTGCATGTCCGGGTTGCGGTCGTACAAATAGTACCTATTTCCAGGAGCTTGCTGACGAAATACAAGAATACCTTCGTGAGATGATGCCGGTTTGGAGGGAGATGTATCCCGGTGTGGAAGATATGAATGTGGCAGTAATGGGTTGCGTGGTGAACGGTCCCGGAGAATCCCGAAATGCCAATATAGGTATCTCTCTGCCCGGTACCTTTGAAGAGCCCAAAGCACCTGTCTACATGGATGGGGAGCATTACAAGACTTTGAAAGGGGATGGGATCGGTAAAGAGTTCCGGGATATACTCGACAATTACGTAACGGATAACTACGGCAAGGATAAAAAAGAACTTGAAGAAGCCTGA